GTTTACTGATGATAATGGGAGATTGTTGAAAACTCTACCATTGTTTTGAAATCCCTTGGCTAACGTAGTAGTAATTGGTGCCCAGTGGGGCGATGAAGGGAAGGGAAAGATCACCGATCTGCTGAGCAAGTCGGCGGATGTCGTCGTCCGGTATCAAGGTGGCGTGAACGCTGGGCACACAGTTGTGGTCAAGGATCAGACCTTCAAGTTACATCTCATTCCGTCTGGCATCCTGTATCCAGACACGGATTGCATTATCGGGAGTGGTACCGTAATCGATCCGAAAGTGCTGATCGAAGAGTTGGATCAGCTCGTCACCTTGGGCATTTCCGCTGAGAATCTCATGATCTCGGAAACCGCCCATATCACCATGCCCTACCACCGCATCCTCGATCGGGCGGCGGAAGAACGGCGGGGTAATCACAAAATTGGCACCACCGGGCGGGGCATTGGCCCAACCTATGCGGACAAGTCCGAACGGAGCGGTGTGCGGGTGGTTGACCTGATGGATGCGGAATCCTTCAAGGAGCAAGTGCGGTGGGCCGTCGCCAGCAAGAATGTCCTGCTGGAAAAGCTCTATGACCTGCCCCCCTTGGATCCCGAAGAAGTCATCCAGGAATATCTTGCCTACGCCGATCGCCTACGCCCCCACGTGGTCGATAGCTCCCTCACGATCTCGGAAGCCGTCCAGCAGAAGCGCAATATTCTGTTTGAAGGCGCACAGGGTACCCTTCTGGACTTGGACCACGGCACTTACCCCTACGTCACCTCCTCCAACCCGGTGGCCGGTGGCGCTTGTGTGGGTGCGGGTGTGGGGCCAACCATCATCGATCGCGTCATCGGGGTCGCCAAAGCCTACACCACCCGCGTCGGTGAAGGCCCCTTCCCCACAGAATTGGATGGCGATGTGGGTGAACTGCTCTGCGATCGCGGGGCAGAATTTGGTACCACCACGGGTCGTCGTCGCCGCTGCGGCTGGTTTGATGCGGTCATTGGCCGCTATGCCGTACGGATTAATGGCTTGGATTGTCTAGCAATTACCAAGCTAGATGTCCTGGATACGTTGGATGAAATCAAAGTTTGCGTGGCCTACGAAATTGACGGCCAGCGCTGCGACCATTTCCCCACCAACGCCAAGCAGTTTGCCCAGTGCAAACCGATTTACGAGACTGTTCCCGGTTGGAAACAGTCCACGGAAGACTGCCGTAGTCTTGAGGATTTGCCCCAGCAGGCGCTCGATTACCTCAAATTTCTGGCAGAATTGATGGCTGTGCCGATCGCGATCGTTTCCCTGGGCGCAAGTCGAGATCAAACCATTATCGTGGAAGATCCGATTCACGGGCCGAAGCGGGCACTGCTCTATGAAAATGGCGCACCTCAGTTGGAGGTTAGCGCAAGCAGCTAAGGGACTGAATGCGCAGGGCTGAATTTTTGTGTTCACGCCCGATCTATCCCTGAACAACATCCCTGAGAACAACACGAGAACCGAGTCATGGCACTGAAATTTTCGATCGAAGCAAGCAAGCGTCCTGAAGGCAGCAAACCCAATGCCCTACGTCGCGGTGGTCAAATTCCTGCAACGGTTTACGGCCACAATGGTACGGAATCCGTGCAATTGGTGGTGAACCAAAAAGAGGCTGAGTTCCTCATCCGGGATGCAGGCAGAGGCGCAACGGTAGAACTGAAGGTTCCCGACATGAACTGGACAACCGGTGCAAAAATCCAAGAAGTGCAAGCCCATCCTTGGAAAGGGAGCCTGTACCACATCAGCTTCCTCTCTGCAAAGGGCTAATAGAGCACTCCAGCGATAGCCATCCTAGTTGTGACCTGTCAATTCCTGGCGAACCGCCCTCATCCCCACCCCTTCTCCCAGTTTGGGAGAAGGGGGCCGGATTTCAAAGTCCCTCTTCCAATTTCAAAGTCCCTCTCCCAGTGTGGGAGAGGGATTTAGGGTGAGGGCGCAATGCAGGGGCAGCACGAGTTATTCAAGACTACGATCGCTAAATGCGCTGGACAACTAAATCATGCATAAGGTGAGGTAGGGGACTTCCCTACCTTTTTTGTTGCCAATCCGCTGAGATGATATCCCCTAATCCCGATCGCCTAATTTTGCAGATCGGGTCATTAGGCTTGGAATAGCAAAGTTCCGCCCCCCTGAGGGCACTCTGAACCTAGCATTTATCATCAGCGCAGGGGATGGTCGGTCATCATGTCAGGGATGGCATTCGTTTGTCTTGCTTATATTTTGGGACTATTGGCTACAGCGATTCCCTGGGGGCTCGCGATCGTCCCTGTCCTGCTGAGCTTGGCGGCCATCACCTATCCCACCTGGCGATCGCGCTGGAAACTCCACGCCTTCAGCCGCAAACACCTGATTGCCGCTGGGTGTGTTGCCCTCCTCGCCAGCTTCTGGTACCAGTTGCGCATTCCCCAACCGGGAACCCATGATATCAGCCGCTTTGTTCCCGCACTGACGGATCGATCGGTGGCCGTCCAGGGCGTGGTGGAAGCCTCGCCTCGGATGACACGGAGCGATCGGCGTCAAATTTGGCTCCAGGTGCAGGGTTTGGATCCCAAGGGCATTCAACTCAGTACCGACCCGGCCCAAGCGCGGGGTAAACTCTACGTCACCGTCGGGGCCAATTTAGGCAAAGACTTGTATCCCGGCGCAAAGGTCACATTGACCGGAAAACTCTATCTGCCCCAAGCGGCAAAGAATCCTGGAGCCTTCGATTTTCAGCAATATCTTGCCCAGGAAGGCAGTTTTGCAGGGCTACGGGGTGAAAGCATTCAAGTCCCTCCCGGCCAGCAACCCCGATGGGGCCTATGGCAAATCCGCCAACGGATTGTCCGATCGCAAACCGCTTGGTTACCCCATCCCGAAGGCGAACTGGTCAGTGCCATGGTCTTGGGGGGGAAGGCCGTAGACTTGCCCACGACGGTCAAAGAGGACTTTCGCCGTGCCGGATTGTCCCATGCGCTGGCGGCATCCGGCTTTCAAACATCCTTGATTTTGGCCGTTGTTTTGGCCTTAACCCGCCGCTTTTCCTTACGAACCCAGGTGATGGCAGGTGGGACAGCCCTGGCAATCTTTTTGGGGTTGGCGGGGGTGCAACCGGCGATCCTCCGGGCGGTCGTCATGGGGGCAGCGGTGCTGGTGGGCATGGCCTTGGAACGGCAGGTCAAACCGATCGGGTCATTGCTCCTGTCCGCCACGCTGTTACTCTTGATTAACCCGTTGTGGATCTGGGATTTAGGCTTTCAACTGAGCGTGTTAGCCACCATGGGACTATTGGTCACTGTTCCGCCCCTCACCCAATGGCTCGATTGGATCCCCAGTCAACTCATTCCTGCGATCGCCGTTCCGATCGCGGCCTATCTCTGGACAATTCCCTTACAATTACAGACCTTTGGTCTAGTTTCTCCCTACAGCATTGTCGCCAACGTTCTCACCACCGTTTTCATTTCTGTCATCAGTCTAGGCGGAATGGTAAGTGCGTTGTGTGCAGTCGTCTATCCCTTGGCCGGGAGCGCAACGGCTTGGCTCTTGCATTATCCAGTCTGGGCCTTACTGGCGATCGTGCGAGGCTTTAGTCAACTTCCCGGCAACAATATTGCGGTGGGAACGTTACCGCTAGTGCTGATGCTGGCGCTCTATGGCGCGATCGTGTTGTTATGGCTCAGACCCAATTTACGGCGCTATAGCTGGGCCTTTTTCCTCGCGGGGGTCGCCATGGTGTTTTTACCCGCATGGCAAGCCCAGGCCCAGCTCACCCAGGTCACTGCATTGGCCACCAGTCCCCAAGCCGTTTTAGTCGTCCAGGATCGGGGCAAGGTGTTACTCATCAATTCAGGGGATGCCGCTACGGCGGAAATGACCGTTGTTCCCTACCTACAAAGCCAGGGCATTAACCAAATTGACTGGGCGATCGCCCTGCAAAAGCCGAACCCAGACGCTTGGGCTGCCCTACGAAAAAACATTGCGGTGCGTAACTTGTATGTTGATTCTGCCGTTGATTCCACAATGAGCCAACAGTTAAAAACTCAGTTACAAGCTCAGTTAAAAACTCAGTTAAAAACTCAGTTAAAAACGCGATTACCCAGCGGCCAAACCCAAGTCCTTGCCCTGGCAGCGGAGGCTCGTTATACCTTTGGCCAAATGGTGATGCAATCCCAACCCACAGGATTAACCTTGACCGTGCGCAATCAACCTTGGTGGTTGGGCCGATCGCGGGTACAACCGTCAGCCCATTCAACCCCGTCTAAGGTTTTGGATCCTCCAGTGATTGCATCCAGTACTGCCAACCGTTTACCAATTCTTTGGTGGGCAGGCGGAGCGATTCCAGATGCCTGGTTAGAACAATGGAAACCGCAGGCCGCGATCGCCCACGGCAAGCGGCTAAATGCACAAGTGGAATATACCCTCAAAACCCAGAAAGTGCCTCTGCATTGGCTTCCGCAGAACGGTGCACTACGCTGGCAGCCCCAGACTGGATTCACAACTTTTTCAGGAGAAGGCTCTGAATGGTCATCGCTGTAGTATAGTAAGGAAGTTGGCTCTTCCGGGTCGCTGTTTTTGGTGCGGGCACTTAGGATCGCTGTCCAGTGCAAGTATTTCATGGAAGTACTAAGCTTCAAATCCGCAATTAACCCACGGTCAACCTAATTGAATAGGCCAATTGGAGAGGTGGCAGAGCGGTTGAATGCGGCGCACTCGAAATGCGTTTTAGGGAAACCTAACGGGGGTTCGAATCCCCCCCTCTCCGTTCAAGTAAAATTTCAACTCACAATTGATTAGATATCTAAACTCCGGTAACTGGAGAAAGTAGACACCGGAAAGCTGATTCGATCGTTTATCGATGCTGGCTACTATAGGTGAATACGATATTGATCACCAAGCAAAAACCAGCTTACATTTTCCGCCAGCTTACATTTTCTGCCAGCTTGCATTTTCTGTTAGTTCACTTTGACAAAGACTTAAGCCATCGCGACCATGGCTTAATCATCCATTTAGCCAGCGGGCACCTTGGTGCACAACTCAATCCCTCAGCCTTTCAACAGGAAGCACGCACCTTTCTCGATGAATTCGATCGCATTTATCCCGGCGCAAAACAACAGGTTAGCTATGACGATCGGCGACACATTTTAGGGCATCTTGAACAGTGGACGTCCAACCCATTTACAAAAGGCTCCTACCTCTGCTAACGCCCGGGACAACTCACGCGATTTGCAGAACTCGAAGGGCAGCCCATTCACAATCTCCTTTTTGCAGGAGAGCACACGAACTCGTTCTACGAATGGCAAGGATTCCTAGAAGGGGCAGCCCTGTCTGGTCTCGCTGCCGCTCGTCATATTCTGGTTTCAGGTAGGCTCCCAGGTACCTCCCCCAGGGCAAATCTCCGTGAGATTGACTCAAGGGATCTGCTCCTTGGAAATTCTTCTGAAATCTACACACAATTCTGTGATGTTTGATGTATATTTAGAATTCTGTGCGTCAAACCCTATTGATTAACAAGTGGGTGTTAATTTCATCTAAATTTGTCGTCCATCTGCTGGTTGGCAGCAAAAGGCTCGTTCTATGCAACAGTACGATTTTTACGGTAGACACCTCTTGCTCAACTTTTCAGGCTGCGAAGCAGACCTGAATGATCTAGAAATGATCAAGCGAGATATGACCGACGCAATTAATGTGATCGGGGCTACGATTCTTTCCCATTTGGAGCATAAGTTTACTCCAGAGGGGCTTTCGATAATCTTCTTGCTTTCAGAATCTCACGCGAGTATTCACACTTATCCTGAATACAACGCTTGTTTCCTGGATGTATTCACGTGCGGCGAGACTATTTTTGTTGAACCTTTCGGCGACATTCTGGAAGAACGATGGCGGCCCCGCTGGGTTTCGCGACAGATGCAGGAACGTTTCGATCCGGCTCGGTTCGATCCCACGAAACTGGATGCAGAAAAACTCAATTCCGTGCAACTTGATCCCTCGCAGCTCAAGTTGCCAGTACTTAGTGGTGCAGTGAGGTAACCCCCACGATCGCTAGCTAGCTCAAAACCCGTTGACGCATAGGATGGGGGATACAGGATTGTGGACAAGCTTGTCACACTGTGTCTCCCATTATTTATTGGAACGATGAACGAATTTGTAATCGACAACTCGCCGAAAAGCTACGCTTGTATGACGAGGTTCTACATCCCAGTTTGTTGTGTTTGCCTAAGGAAATTCGTCACAATTTAGCCAAGCCTGCCCGAATTCTGGAAGACAGCAAAAGGATGGCCCATGTCGAGTGCATGGTTCAACCGGTCTAGTGAATGGTGAAAAGCATTATGCGTCTAGAACAAGTTTTACCCTGGGGCCGATCGCTCAAGGAATACCGGGACATGTTTGGGCTGACCCAGGCCGAATTGGATCTCCAGATCCTGGATTGTGCAGGGGGGCCAGCGAGCTTTAATGCGGAAATGACCGCGTTGGGCAAACGGGTGGTGTCCTGCGATCCGGTATACCAATTTTCCGCCGAACAAATTGCCCAGCGGATTGATGAAGCCGTCCCGCAGATTGTCAAAAGTGTGGAGGCCAACCGCGAAAAGTTTGTCTGGACTGGGATCGATACCCTCGATGAGCTACTGCGGATTCGCCTCACGGCTATGCAAACCTTTTTAGCGGACTTTCCCCAGGGGTTACAGGCGGGACGCTATCGGCAGGATGCCTTGCCCCAACTGCCCTTTCCCGATCGGGCCTTTGATTTAGTCGTTTCCTCTCACCTGTTGTTTACCTATTCGGAACATTTGTCCTTGGATTTCCACATCGCTGCCATTACAGAAATGGGTCGGCTAGCGCCCGATGTCCGCATCTTCCCATTGTTAATGAATATGACAGGAGAACGATCGCCCTACGTGGATCCTGTGATAGAACATTTCCAAGCCCTGGGTTATACCCTCCAGATCCAAACGGTTCCCTACGAGTTCCAGCGGGGCGGCAACCAGATTTTGCGGCTTTTATCAGCACCAGCGGGCAACTAATAATTGATCCCCAGCTTGCGGCGTTACCTAGATGAATTGCAATACCCCAACCATGAACAAAACGTTATGTAACAAAACGTTTTGCTAAACGTTAACAATTGCTGCGATCGCGGGACGGCGCTGGCGTTTTTTGGAAGAATGCTTGGTACATAAAGATTTCCACGCGTTAACAAAAAGAAGGAGACACACCTTGGTTACCACAACCTTACTCGCTGTTGCTCGCTCAGTGGAATGGAGCCCCAAAGTTGCAATTGTCATGATCATTTGCAATGTTTTGGCCATTGCGATCGG
This genomic window from Alkalinema sp. FACHB-956 contains:
- a CDS encoding ComEC/Rec2 family competence protein, which codes for MAFVCLAYILGLLATAIPWGLAIVPVLLSLAAITYPTWRSRWKLHAFSRKHLIAAGCVALLASFWYQLRIPQPGTHDISRFVPALTDRSVAVQGVVEASPRMTRSDRRQIWLQVQGLDPKGIQLSTDPAQARGKLYVTVGANLGKDLYPGAKVTLTGKLYLPQAAKNPGAFDFQQYLAQEGSFAGLRGESIQVPPGQQPRWGLWQIRQRIVRSQTAWLPHPEGELVSAMVLGGKAVDLPTTVKEDFRRAGLSHALAASGFQTSLILAVVLALTRRFSLRTQVMAGGTALAIFLGLAGVQPAILRAVVMGAAVLVGMALERQVKPIGSLLLSATLLLLINPLWIWDLGFQLSVLATMGLLVTVPPLTQWLDWIPSQLIPAIAVPIAAYLWTIPLQLQTFGLVSPYSIVANVLTTVFISVISLGGMVSALCAVVYPLAGSATAWLLHYPVWALLAIVRGFSQLPGNNIAVGTLPLVLMLALYGAIVLLWLRPNLRRYSWAFFLAGVAMVFLPAWQAQAQLTQVTALATSPQAVLVVQDRGKVLLINSGDAATAEMTVVPYLQSQGINQIDWAIALQKPNPDAWAALRKNIAVRNLYVDSAVDSTMSQQLKTQLQAQLKTQLKTQLKTRLPSGQTQVLALAAEARYTFGQMVMQSQPTGLTLTVRNQPWWLGRSRVQPSAHSTPSKVLDPPVIASSTANRLPILWWAGGAIPDAWLEQWKPQAAIAHGKRLNAQVEYTLKTQKVPLHWLPQNGALRWQPQTGFTTFSGEGSEWSSL
- a CDS encoding adenylosuccinate synthase, which translates into the protein MANVVVIGAQWGDEGKGKITDLLSKSADVVVRYQGGVNAGHTVVVKDQTFKLHLIPSGILYPDTDCIIGSGTVIDPKVLIEELDQLVTLGISAENLMISETAHITMPYHRILDRAAEERRGNHKIGTTGRGIGPTYADKSERSGVRVVDLMDAESFKEQVRWAVASKNVLLEKLYDLPPLDPEEVIQEYLAYADRLRPHVVDSSLTISEAVQQKRNILFEGAQGTLLDLDHGTYPYVTSSNPVAGGACVGAGVGPTIIDRVIGVAKAYTTRVGEGPFPTELDGDVGELLCDRGAEFGTTTGRRRRCGWFDAVIGRYAVRINGLDCLAITKLDVLDTLDEIKVCVAYEIDGQRCDHFPTNAKQFAQCKPIYETVPGWKQSTEDCRSLEDLPQQALDYLKFLAELMAVPIAIVSLGASRDQTIIVEDPIHGPKRALLYENGAPQLEVSASS
- the rplY gene encoding 50S ribosomal protein L25 → MALKFSIEASKRPEGSKPNALRRGGQIPATVYGHNGTESVQLVVNQKEAEFLIRDAGRGATVELKVPDMNWTTGAKIQEVQAHPWKGSLYHISFLSAKG
- a CDS encoding class I SAM-dependent methyltransferase, with product MRLEQVLPWGRSLKEYRDMFGLTQAELDLQILDCAGGPASFNAEMTALGKRVVSCDPVYQFSAEQIAQRIDEAVPQIVKSVEANREKFVWTGIDTLDELLRIRLTAMQTFLADFPQGLQAGRYRQDALPQLPFPDRAFDLVVSSHLLFTYSEHLSLDFHIAAITEMGRLAPDVRIFPLLMNMTGERSPYVDPVIEHFQALGYTLQIQTVPYEFQRGGNQILRLLSAPAGN
- the speD gene encoding adenosylmethionine decarboxylase, which produces MQQYDFYGRHLLLNFSGCEADLNDLEMIKRDMTDAINVIGATILSHLEHKFTPEGLSIIFLLSESHASIHTYPEYNACFLDVFTCGETIFVEPFGDILEERWRPRWVSRQMQERFDPARFDPTKLDAEKLNSVQLDPSQLKLPVLSGAVR